One stretch of Terriglobia bacterium DNA includes these proteins:
- a CDS encoding isocitrate lyase/phosphoenolpyruvate mutase family protein, translated as VLAHIAEIVGSVDLPINADFEAGLATDPAGVAENVRLCIETGVSGLSIEDSTGNPGQPLYELPMAMARLRAARSAIDASGSGVLLVGRAECYLTKHPEPLKESVRRLQAYAEAGADVLYAPGVHQRDEIKTIVKEVAPKPVNVLVSRDIGLSVVDLAELGVRRISLGSALARAAWTGFMDAAQALSREGSFKGLEGVAPSAEINNLFR; from the coding sequence CAGTATTGGCACACATTGCGGAGATTGTCGGGAGTGTCGACCTTCCCATCAATGCGGACTTTGAAGCCGGACTGGCCACCGATCCTGCCGGTGTCGCGGAGAACGTGAGGCTTTGCATTGAGACAGGAGTCTCGGGCCTTTCCATCGAGGACAGCACTGGAAATCCCGGGCAGCCCCTTTACGAGTTACCGATGGCGATGGCGCGCCTCAGGGCTGCGCGCTCGGCAATCGATGCTTCCGGTTCCGGAGTTCTGCTGGTGGGAAGAGCTGAGTGCTACCTCACAAAGCACCCCGAGCCGCTTAAGGAATCCGTTCGCCGGCTTCAGGCCTATGCAGAGGCAGGGGCGGATGTCCTTTATGCTCCGGGCGTTCATCAGCGCGACGAAATCAAAACGATCGTGAAGGAGGTGGCGCCCAAACCCGTAAACGTTCTAGTCAGCCGCGATATCGGCTTGAGCGTTGTGGATCTCGCTGAATTGGGCGTTCGCCGTATCAGTCTCGGTTCAGCTCTGGCGCGCGCTGCCTGGACGGGGTTCATGGACGCAGCGCAGGCTCTCTCCAGAGAGGGCAGTTTCAAAGGCCTTGAAGGCGTTGCGCCTTCCGCCGAAAT